GGCGTCAGCGGTGCGGATCTCGACCACGTGGCGACGCGGCGTGGTGCCGGCCTTGGCGAAGTGACCCGCCTGCGGCTTGTTGACCTTGCGGCCCTCGATCTCGCCGAAGCCGATCTGGATGGCGTTGTAGCCGTCCGGCTCGGGCTGGCGGACCTGGGTGACGACGTTGGTGCCGGCGGCGACCACGGTCACCGGGATGACCCGGTTGTTCTCGTCCCAGAGCTGGGTCATGCCGAGCTTGGTGCCCAGCAGGCCCTTCACGTTGCGCTCAATAGTCATGTCTCGAACCTCAGAGCTTGATCTCGATGTCGACACCGGCCGGCAGGTCGAGGCGCATGAGGCTGTCGACGGTCTTCGGCGTGGGGTCGATGATGTCGATGAGCCGCTTGTGGGTGCGCATCTCGAAGTGCTCGCGCGAGTCCTTGTACTTGTGCGGCGAGCGGATGACACAGAAGACGTTCTTCTCGGTCGGCAGCGGCACCGGGCCGGCGACCTTCGCACCCGTCCGGGTGACCGTGTCCACGATCTTGCGCGCCGAGGTGTCGATCACCTCGTGGTCATAGGCCTTGAGCCTGATGCGGATCTTCTGTCCCGCCATAGGTCTCTCTCGTCCTTACTCGTCGTACGACTCTGGGTCCTTCAGCTCCGACCCCCGCGGTCGGGCGTGTCGCACCTTGTTGAGGGCGCGCACGTCTTCCCTGGGGAAGTCGAGCTGTTGTTCTTGGCTGCCTCGGGCCTCCCGGGCGTGCGGTGCGAGCTGATGTCGACGACCTGCACACGCTCCACGCGGCCCGGATCGGCAGGGCCGACCACTCCGCAGGGGAGACACGATTCAGTAGTCAAGATTGGCGCGCACCCCGACGTCCTGTCCGGGGCAACCGGAACATCTTGGCAGAGTTCGCGGGGGGCACCAAATTGCGGAGGGCGCTCCATTCCCGACCGCGGCTCCCGGGGTTCGGCAGGGGCCGGATGCAAGGATGAGCCGCATGACCGACGGCCCCTCGCAGCAGTACCCGCCCCCGGGTGCGCCCGCGCCTGCCGAGCCGGTCCCGCCCGGGCCAGCCGGGCCCCCGTTCCCGCCGCCGGGAGCTGCTCCCGGACCGGTGCCGGGAGGCTGGGCGGCGTACCCGAGCGCCGCGGGGCCGCGTCCCCCCGCCGGCCTGGCACTCGGTGCGGCGCACAAGCCCGGCGCGCTCCCGCTGCGCCCCCTCAACCTCGGCAACATCTACGACGGCGCGTTCCGGATCATCCGGTTCAACCCCAAGGCCACGGTCGGCGCGGCGGTGATGGTCACCGCCGTCGCGATGCTGGTCCCGGTCGTGGTGACGCTGGCGCTCACCCTCACCATCGGGATCGCGGCCGACGCCTCCGGTGAGGTCGACCCCGACGCGTCGGTCGCCGAGCTGGTCGGTGCGCTGGCGGCGTACGGCTCACTGCTGCTGTCGCTGGTCGTGGCCCAGGTCGGCGTCGTGTTCGTGACCGGCATGGTCGCCCACGTGACCCGGGCGGCCGCGGTCGGACGCCGGCTGG
The genomic region above belongs to Nocardioides sp. QY071 and contains:
- the rpsJ gene encoding 30S ribosomal protein S10, which codes for MAGQKIRIRLKAYDHEVIDTSARKIVDTVTRTGAKVAGPVPLPTEKNVFCVIRSPHKYKDSREHFEMRTHKRLIDIIDPTPKTVDSLMRLDLPAGVDIEIKL